The stretch of DNA tacatctgcaagagccttgtactctgcttcagtagaagatcgagcaacagtcctttgtttcttgcatacccaggacactagattggttccaagaaacacagcatgcccactagtagactttctatccgtaggacaaccagcccagtcagaatccgagaatgcatgaagctcacctgaacttgactttctcaatcgcagacccaaagacatagtacctttaacataccttaacacacgtttcagttgttcccaatgtgcagtggttggagcatgcatgtgctgacaaagcagattaactgcaaaggataaatctggtctcgtgatagttaggtactgtagtgcacctgcaatgctccggtattgcgtgggatcatcatatggatctgtacaggtagatattgtctttgaagtcgtagtaggtgtagacacaggtttgcagtctgtcataccagctcgtttaagtatgtcagtcatatacctgcgctgagaaagcaacactccatctgcacacttgactgtttcaatcccaaggaaaaacccaggcacaccaagatctctaatcttgaaagtactagagagcttggagagcaaagcctccaatgcaccatgctcattgctcataacaagaatatcatccacataaacaagcaggtaaacagtagccgatccacgagaataataaaataacgaaacatcagttttagaggcattaaaaccagcagataacagaaaagtgtgcaaacgagtgaaccaagcccggggagcctgcttcaaaccatacagggagcgtttcaacaagcaaacatgatcagggtgctgagaatcaacataccccggaggctgacgcatgtaaacagtttctgtaagattaccattaaggaatgcattatgcacatccaattgcctgactagccaaccagaagaaagagcaagagagagcaacagcctgactgtagtaggtttaaccaccgggctgaaagtgtcaaagaaatcttgacccgggacctgattaaaccctttagccacgagcctggccttgtagcgctcaacagatccatcagccttccttttcgtgcgaaacacccacttgcagccaataatattcatagacgcagtgggaggaaccaagcaccatgtctgattctgcaacaaggcattgaactcctgatccattgcctccctccattcagagtgtttgactgcctgagtataacaagtaggatcaacagaggaaacttgcacagtcaaacccgcaaccggagccacagaccgactcctagtggccatggagtgagacctctccgtgggacgcacagtacgaccacgtggccgaccacgaggcctcttctgagccacatcagcaggaggcgagggagctaccacagatggatcagccacaggatgaaaaatagattcagcccaaggtcgtgcaatagattctgatggagcctgcaaaacagacttagcaccaaaaggaaacacagcttcatcaaaccgcacatgacggcacacaaaaactttattagtacgcaggtccatgcacctataaccccgaaacgaatcaggatagcccagaaagacacatggagaagacctgtaagacagtttatgacgattatatggccgtaagtgcggatagcacagacagccaaagacacgaagaaaggaatatgatggctgagatctgtgcactaagacatgaggactagagttatggagagtatgcgagggcattttgttaataaggaaaacagcagcctcaaaagcaaaatgccagaaccgagacggcacagaggcacgagccataagtgctagcccggtttcaaccacatgcctgtgcttccgttccacacgaccattctgttcgtgtgtgtacgcacaagattgcctgtgactaataccaagctgaacaaaaacagaatgtaactttttatactcagcccctaaatcagattgaacagctttgattttacgattgaaggcacgttcaactaaacatcgaaaacgctcaaaaacagaatatatatctgactttaatttcataggaaaataccaagtataacgagaaaagtcatccacaaataaaacaaaataacgataaccctcagaagagagtacaggagcagggccccaaatgtccgtataaactaaatctagcacattcgaactaacagagacaacacgtggcaatgggaaacgtgcagatttacccatttgacacgcagaacacacagtatgagaagttttattcgactcactaacagaacaagactccaagactcgatgtaaaacacgctgatgcggatgacccaaacgatcatgccacgtagacgccgaagcacgagcagaaataaacgcggaaggtgaaccagaaggaaccggcaaggtatagagcccaccggaactattgccccgcaaaagaatttccttggtccgaatatccttcacaacaaagaaggaagggtgaaactcaaaaaacacctgattattcgacgcaaagcgctgaacggataataaagaggcagaaagacggggaacatgtaaaatatgagacaacttaagagacctagaaggcgtagaaatagaagcatgacccacgttactaataagtaaaggcgtaccgtcaccaacacgtaaagtgtcgttaccaccatattcttcagaagtagagagggcagctatatcaggtgtggcatgatgtgttgcaccagtgtcaggcaaccaggtatgagcagtcacgttattcgccgaatcaccctgatgaataaaattcgcttgcggagaaacaacataaggcaacttgtaacaagacaaagccgagtgaccaaatgaaccgcaaatttgacactggatggaagagcctctgccacggtctctcccaccgccacgtgactgccgaccagaaccgccgccgccgcgccaTGCAGAACCTCCGCGACCGCGAGCAGAACTAGAACCAGCACGACCGAACGGTGCTCCGCCAGCCGAACGGCCTCCTCCACGACCACGCGACTGGCGACCTCCCTGAGCAGCGAAAGCCGCCGGTGCAGCACCTCCAGGCAATGCGTAATCATCACCGGCGATAAAGTCTTGCGcgcccagcaagtcagcaagctcaaggagcgtcaccggatgtcctcgaaccgccagcgaagaggtgacacccttgaactccggtcgaaggccgcggaacacgtacaggttctgttcttccagcgttaccttccggccggcgagagctaaatcttcaacaataagccgagctcgcccgagatactctgccgtcgatgaatctccttgccggagaccatggagttggctaagcaagtgaagttggcgggattgagaggcggaagcgagggactgctcaatggcatcccacaactccttcgatgtccgacagccgacggcgatggagagcacctcctcggacagcgaagaaaccaggagagacagcaacccttgatcacggcgagaccacgcaacaaacgccggattccgaacgcgggcagcagcagcggacgagGTAGCAGCAGACACGGTAAGGAAGAACTCCTCCGGGCAAGgacacgatccatcaacaagatcaatgagatcatggccacgtagaaacgggagaacctgagtacgccaaaacaaaaaattgcggtggttgagtttgatgctaatgtagtgatgagcagaagagagcgacgacacgggagccggcgccgcagaactcacagcaacatctgaaacggtccgctcagaggcagagccgtcattcgtagccatgggaacaagaacgaaaccctagcgactgataccagatgagaacaattatgtttgtattagagttcacaaaatataactgtaggaatacaagagtatatatacaagagaatcataagtaaactaggactgagaatcataagtaaactaggactgagacttatagtatgactctattatgtagagtcctaataataattacttgtttcattctTGTTGATGACTAATAAATTCATAGTTGTAAACTTTCAAAATTGTTATTATGTATTTCActatatattttagtattttcaaaatttaatttcacaTAACACTATTAGATTTTGGGGTGAATCTATAACATTAAACaagattttaaaataagttttggtaccacatatatatattttataaagtttaaattaatagaaaaagtatatatactttaaaaataaaagtgttAAATTActctcattatttttttaatgattataaaaatttacagcTACTATTCGAGTGTGCATTGGACCCTATCTtcgtcttgtgaccctagtcgataaactgaccgactcaaactaagaagaccaGTATGTATTTTCACTAGGAGTCAAACTCATAAAGCTTATTATTACTAAGCCAACAACGTAATctgactaattaatttttttagtactatcgactctattacaacttacaagatagcatatatatgttcaacatgCTTTCTCCATCTATTGTAGCCTAAAGAGTCAATACCCTACCACGGGGATTCAATCCTGTGAccttactaattaatttgattagcCTGCCCACACAATTAGGttctataattataaattacctACTAAACTAATTAGGttctataattataaattacctACTAATCTGATGTTAACTAGGTTAACATGTTCTATTTCGGTGCTTACATGGATCTTaatcatataatttttatttattatattttaaatttttttttcaaatactacaatttttgtgtataatttCATCTAattaacactaattttttttatataatataaaaatttcataattttaacaTTATAATATTGCCAAAATAACgtttataaatattaaacaacAATAAATGACATaatatagcaaaaaaaaaaatcaatgtaaCGTATTCACCAAAatgctttttttaaaaaaaattaaattattactttttatgtTGGTTTTTTGAAAGCcaaaaatgattaatttgtATTGACGAAAGGAGAGAGTTGAGCTCTGCATGGAGCCGGTAAATCCAACCAAAGCAACGTACTGccaaattattacattttatgtTGTTTATAAACATTATTTCTGCCATAAAAGACGAttaaagtgtcattccgcaccatgaactattttggattatttatgccgcaccttgaactttcataacgtcaatttcgatacacaaatcattaattgtttttcatctagcatttttcacagattaccaggttactatgatgacatgaCACAGGTAATTAGTTTATGTGGattttctttttaagtcaactcaaaaattttaagtaaaccccaaaaatcaacGCCTCACGTTGCTCCTCCCTTGTGCCTTCAGCCGGACCagtgctcactagaccaaatcaccacagcCCCTCCACAATCCACAGCTCCTCCTAGGGGTGACTGCGGTTCGTTCCGGTTCCGAACCGCCGGTTCACGGTTCCAAGGTTACACAAccagaaccggaaccttatataaaggttccggttccgattcaacctgaattttttatttatttttttagtatatataattatatataatatgttttgttattataaaaaccatattataattttcttttaataattattatggctACTGCCTACTCGCAGtagataaatataatttttttatacgtagtatatatttagctactgccagtagctaaatgcctaaatataagaaattttattattattattattattattattatttacggtTTCGGTACAGGTTGTTGGGCTGAAAAAGgtttagaaggaaaaaaaaatcagcatagattacctataacttgtaggtaacctgtaaaaattgctagatgaaaaaaaaattaatggtttgtgcaTTGAAATAGGccttatgaaagttcaaggtgtggcatgaataatccaatatagttcatagtgcgggatgacactttagccttgttttttttttttttttagagaagttgtaaatcattaaatttttttcaaattataattaatttattttaacaaaatttctaACATAGAACAaaacatgacaattttagtAAAATTGCGATATTAAAtgtgattaaattaaaaaaaattaaatatacaatagtataattaattaattattatatagaactaaaactgaaaattttctatgaattttttaagtattattgactctattaaAATATAGCATCTAccaagaattttattatttagtgACACAAAATTACTTCATCATATCGGAGATTGTAAGTTTGAGTCTCGATAGAGAcctattgattctttgtgctttatAAACATGGAAAGAaaagtgttttcaaaaattttcgaaaaaaaaaattttcaaatagttTCTACTTTCTAAGGTACTTCCCGTGCATAGTACTTTTTGTAGGAGTGACCGTAGGGCACGTAAGTCTCCCTCAGTCAAAGTGGTTAAAGTCTACGTTGATTGTTGACTAATGATTTACCCCacagtaatttttatttttaagaaaagaaaaaagaattttatttacaaattttgacgTCGTACGAAGTACGAACATGGGATCTGAATCTACGAATCCGATTCAGTGACCCAAAAACGCAAACACAAGAAAGAAAaagtgaaagaaaagaaaaggtaaaagaaaaaaaaaaaagatactatATTACAAAAATGGTTAAAATATTCAGAGTAATTTTGAGTAGCGTGGAAAAAATTGAATGAGACAGACGACTTGGCTGCGGATTCAAGTGTCGTGCATGCATCTTGTGCATATCTCTCTCTTCAACTCCTTCTCTCTTCTCTGCTTTGCATGCATAGGTTCTCTCTCTCTACAAAGACTATCAGTTTCTCtctctaaataaatatatataaaacaattctCATCTGGATATATTATCCACTATACAAAAACAAGCCCCGCCGACGGCCACCGCCGTTTTCACCGTTTAACTGCCTTTGACCCTTCAGATTTAACTTATTACTCTGTGCGATAGGAAAAAGGTTGATTCTTTGTGAGGCTTGCTTGCCGTCCATGTGTACGTTACATTCGATAGTTTGAGCAAGGTGAGCTGTGTGATATTCTTAATATTGAGTATTGTTTGCATTATAGTGATTAATGTTGTGTTTcgctttgattttttttttttttgatccgGATGTTTAGGGTTTTTGATTGATCTGGGAAATTTGTGTTGTTGGAGTGTTGACAGAGGCTCTTTTGGGTTCAAAGGTTTGATTTTTGGGAGAATGGGGTCAAAGTTTTGCATGAACGAGCTCTGCGGCTCCACGACGTCGTCTGAATGGAAAAAAGGTTGGGGCTTGAAATCAGGTGGATTTGCTACACTTTGTTACAGCTGCGggtaatctctctctctctctctctctctctctgtctgtctctctctgtctctctatCTCTACTCCCCACCCCTTCCTATGTTTCAATTGTATTTGGATTGATTTAAGGGCAGTTCTGGGACTGGGGATTTTGAATCCCTGGAGTAGCTCATTAAAGGGGCTTGTTGTATGCATAGGaatcttcttcattttttgcATATTTGAATTGTTTTCTACATTTTGGACTTTTCTGGtgtgtcacttttttagcattttACTCCCTTGAAAGTAggaacacaaaaattaaatcgTGTCAGAATAGGTTTGGATATAATGGTTACATGAATGCTGCTTCTTCCTTAAAATTAGCCTCATTTGGGGATAGTGAATATGGGGAGAATTTAAAAGGCTGAGCTTTTCTTTCCTAAACTATAGGAGGTGTTAATAACACTAAGGTCACCTTGGTCTTCAGTTAGacttaatattttgttatgctATGTTTACATTCCCTCAATCCCTCAAATGTTCAtcttaataaattgttttttttgggggggagagggggggggggggaaagcCAGGGGATATATTCCTCTCCCACTTTTCATTGATTTATCAAAGTTTCCTtgattttacttttttacttattttcttggATGCTGTATGCTGATAGGATGCTGCAATTCTGCAAATGAGTAATGCTATTCACTCCTAAAAAATTTTACCCTCATAATTTCCCTCTTGGCATGGCATTGTTTGATTGGTTACtttacttttttattaaaagttaGTGGAGTCAGCCAATTCATGGCACCAATGGTTATAAGACATGCCATGGAGGGAATTTAGGAGGTGAAAAATTAAGAGGGGGTAAGAATCATTTTCCGCTGCAAATTTAGCTGTTGTATTGATTCTTATTTTGCCAACTTAAGAAGTAGAATGTGAGGATAAGGCAAgaagtttttttattttgactGCACTAAGAATTTCTTGGGATAATCTGTGTCTCAAGGGCTTGGGTTAATCCTTCTATAgtcaaatatttcatttttaattgagCAGTCATATTGTTATTGTCATAAAATCGTTAGCAATTTCCTTTTACACTTATTCCTTGTAAGGTGTGGTTATCATTGTATTGTTTTGGTACCCTAAAGTTGCTGGTTTAACTGATACCTTATTCTGCAATTATTATGGCTAAATCATGCATTTTGGTGTCGTATGTGATGTAGATCTGCTTACGAAAAGGTAGCTTTTTGTGAAACATTCCACCTGGATGAATCTGGTTGGAGGGAATGCAGAATGTGTAGAAAGGCAAGTATGACTGCAATCATGTCTAAACTTTTTACAACTTAATCGTTCTTTTCTGGCTCTAACTATATATCGATCATATGACAGCGTATTCACTGCGGGTGCATTGCATCAAAATATCTGTTTGAATATATGGATCTTGGAGGCATAGGATGTTTAAGCTGTGCAAGGCGATTGGGAGGTCAAGCTTTGAGACCAATAGAGGTAATATGCTACAATGATGGTTAAAAACGGCGTTGAAATgcataagaataaaatattagaGGATTTATGTAACTCAGTTGCTCATTTGGAGTTATAACATGGTAATAGTGGGAGTTAGGCAAGAGGGGTAGGTCAGAATGTACTTATAGATGTTAAGAAACTAAGAAAGACATGCTAGTGAGGTTTCTGCAAAACCAACCCATTAAAGCTTAGTTGATTTGAGTTGCTTGTTTGCGTGTTTGGTCATATAACAACTGTAATAGAGTATATTGTGCTGGGAAGAGAAGGCTGGAATTATGCAACATTCCTCAATTTAGATGAATAATTTTGCATGAAGTTAATGCTTTTGTAGTAGACCACCCTTCTCCAACAAAGCCAAGAAAGGGATAGAGTGGAGAGGAAGAAAGCAAGAGCAAAGGATAGAGAAATGAGAAAAGTTATATTATTTTCCCACTTTTCTTTGTTTCGCATTGGGCCATAGCTTGTCTTTATACTTTGGACTTTATGCCTCTTGTTGACAAGGATCCCTCCCTGTTGTGTTAACAAAGACTTGTCGCATGCATAAATTATCTTAATAAATGCAATCAAAGAACTagcatattttttaatttaccatCTGATAACTGTTCGTGTCATGCAGGTACCTACTGATGATGTGCCTAGTGGCATCTTGGCCATGAAGAACAATGCTGATACACAGCCCATCCGTGTTGAAAATAGAATGGATGGAAATATTTTTGATAAGGGAAGACTTCTGCAATTAGGCAAGAGTATAGAGGCCCGTGAGCCTATCCAACTTTTTAAATCTCAAAatgatgataaaattaaaacagaAGAACCAACCATTCCTGCCGTGGAAGTCATGTCATGCTTCCCAAATCTTAATCAACAATCTCTCAGAACTTCTGTACTTGAAAAAGCAGAAAATTGCATACCAAAACAGGCTGTCAAAGATACACCCGACAGTTTTAACCAGCCATCTCTAAATTTCTCTTTGAGCACTCCCACCAGTACTTCAAGCTCTGTATTACCTTTTCCTTCTGGGGTTGGCAAGATCTCTCCATTTCAACAAGGGCAGAAACCACACCATATTTTGCCCAAGCCACCCAAAGCTGGCTCGAATTTGGGGTTTGAATCAAAAAGTGGAATATCTACACCAACACGTGTTGCAAGGCCACCCGCTGAAGGGCGTGGCGGCCGGAATCAGTTATTGCCTCGATATTGGCCTAGGATTACTGACCAAGAACTGCAGAAATTATCTGGAGAGTATCCATTCAGTATTATCTTTTTATCTTGGGTGTTAGTTATATGCcatattaatataatgcatgaatgattcttccctttctttttcCCCAGTCCACTGTGTTTTACCTTCACTGTGTTACTTTAAGCTTGAAATCCACTATTGTGCCATTATTTGAAAAGGTTCTGAGTGCCAGCGATGCTGGCCGGATTGGTCGCCTAGTCCTTCCCAAGGCGTGCGCCGAAGTAAGTTTTTATTctgtataattataatttgtggCATACACAACAAGTGTTTATTATATCTTTTATCACTGTCCAAGACTTAATAATGTAGTTTGTTATTTTGCTGTGCCAAATGTTATGCAGGCATACTTTCCTTATATTAACCATTCTGAAGGAATACCAATAAAGATGCAGGATATAAAAGGGAAAGAGTGGACGTTTCAGTTTAGATTTTGGCCCAATAACAACAGCAGGATGTACGTTCTGGAGGGTGTTACCCCCTGTATACAGAATATGCAATTGCAAGCTGGTGATACAGGTATCCCCTACCtttatttttgaatatcatatttaatcaaatgtCATGGTGGAatatagcttttttttttttttttttttttttaaaattgttgtgtatgtgaatgtgtattttttaaaaaaataaaaaaaattgcataacCAAATTATTTACTGCTCACTGCTATGTACAGGTGGTTATTATTTTCGTGAATTTTCCTGTGATCATTAATATTATGGTAATGAAATTGCATCCATTATGTAAATGCATTCGCCACATCACTGTCTAAGTTTGAAATTTGGGGGAAATGTATTTTTCGGTCAGTCCCTAAGCTATATGCAGATGGTCAAATTAATCCTTTATTGTCAGGTTTGATGTGAAGGGAATTATCCATGAGTGATTTCATAAGTTACACCAAAAGGTAGCAAATTCGGTCCCCAGCTGTTAAATGGCTGTTAACTTCTGTTACAAACCTTAACTGTACATGGAGGGTATTTGGATAAAAATACTATCAAATTAGTCACTCATTTATTATTACTAGTCAAGAAATACATccacaaataaatttaaatgcccTATTGTGAAAAGTAATCAATTATTATACCGCAAGAACTAACAAATTGAAACCATAAATACATTATTAGTCGTTAGTTGATAAACCATGGTGTTGGTTTCAAATCTTAATTTGTTGCCACTCTCTTTGCTAGATTCACTAGCTAGTTGTGAACTTGTGATCTACTCTCCATTTCTTTGTCCtttatatgttttgttattaatgACTTTTTAGTGTAATCTTTTTGGATGACAAGGGAAACCCCACAACCCTTTTGGGTGTAGGTAAACCTCGCCTTTTGACCCTAGCTAGCAAAAGACCACAACGAAGTAAACCAaactaggttacccatagctgaccggctcaaaccaagggggcaaggattcgaactcgtgaccttgtggttacaagtgtggATCTCTTGTCATCTTGGCTGACGTAGTGTAATCTTTTATTGAATAAAACTTTGATCCTTCCTCTATTTTGCATTAGTTTACTGTTATTGTCTATTTAATTTCTCAATCTGAACTGTACTCTTGATTGTTCCAAAAGTTACTTTCAGTCGAATAGATCCTGAGGGAAAACTAGTTATGGGCTTCCGAAAAGCAACCAATAATGCTGAAATGCAGGTAGAGCTTCAAACtctgttattttttattttttttttatttttgctgtAGTAGCTTTTTTGCTTTATAGTGTCTTAGTAaatttgcttcttctttttctatGGCAAACAGGTTTCTCAAAATTCAGCACCTACCAATGGTGGCTGTTCTACAGAAATTCCGCTTTCTGTTGCCACCAACAACCATACTGTATGTGATCTTGTACCAGTCACTCCTCTTTtcatttatttccttttctttttaatctaACTGGGATGCTTTTGGATGCCCAAACATGATCGAGAAGAATGGAGGCCGAGAAACTGACAAGCTATTGCAAAGAAATGTGCTTTCTCCAGAGAAGAAGAAAGTTCGGAACATAGGGTGCAAAAATAAGAGGCTCCTGATGCACTCCGAAGATGCTATGGAGCTCAGGATCACTTGGGAAGAAGCACAGGAGTTGCTCCGTCCACCTCCAACTGTGAATCCAACTATAGTTGTGATTGAGAACCAAGAATTTGAAGAATATGATGTAAGTCCTAACTTTATTCAGTAAGCTAACAGGGTGTTTTTGCATGTTTCTTGTATTTATACCCCATATAAGATTGTATGCACTAATGGACGGAAGAACATAATCCTATTTCTGTTATCTAGGAACCACCGGTTTTTGGAAAGAGGACAATCTTCACCTCTCTATCATCTGGGTAAGGAAAATTTTGACTCAACTATTCAAGTATGTAATGTATAAAATTTCTATCTCAACTCATATaaattaaagagtttttaaaaggtTAATGGCAATGGAAGATGCCTTTGTGATCCCTCTGtagttgttttgttttgttgtctTACTAGTTATTACATCCTTTTATTTAGAGGGTCAAATTGGAAACATATAATAGGCTT from Ipomoea triloba cultivar NCNSP0323 chromosome 7, ASM357664v1 encodes:
- the LOC116025321 gene encoding uncharacterized protein LOC116025321 produces the protein MDQEFNALLQNQTWCLVPPTASMNIIGCKWVFRTKRKADGSVERYKARLVAKGFNQVPGQDFFDTFSPADVSLFYYSRGSATVYLLVYVDDILVMSNEHGALEALLSKLSSTFKIRDLGVPGFFLGIETVKCADGVLLSQRRYMTDILKRAGMTDCKPVSTPTTTSKTISTCTDPYDDPTQYRSIAGALQYLTITRPDLSFAVNLLCQHMHAPTTAHWEQLKRVLRYVKGTMSLGLRLRKSSSGELHAFSDSDWAGCPTDRKSTSGHAVFLGTNLVSWVCKKQRTVARSSTEAEYKALADVCAEVLWILSLLREIGISPLPVPKLWCDNLGATYMCANPIFHARTKHVEIDYHFVRDRVAAGDIQVHFISTKDQLADIFTK
- the LOC116025314 gene encoding B3 domain-containing transcription repressor VAL1-like isoform X1; the protein is MGSKFCMNELCGSTTSSEWKKGWGLKSGGFATLCYSCGSAYEKVAFCETFHLDESGWRECRMCRKRIHCGCIASKYLFEYMDLGGIGCLSCARRLGGQALRPIEVPTDDVPSGILAMKNNADTQPIRVENRMDGNIFDKGRLLQLGKSIEAREPIQLFKSQNDDKIKTEEPTIPAVEVMSCFPNLNQQSLRTSVLEKAENCIPKQAVKDTPDSFNQPSLNFSLSTPTSTSSSVLPFPSGVGKISPFQQGQKPHHILPKPPKAGSNLGFESKSGISTPTRVARPPAEGRGGRNQLLPRYWPRITDQELQKLSGDLKSTIVPLFEKVLSASDAGRIGRLVLPKACAEAYFPYINHSEGIPIKMQDIKGKEWTFQFRFWPNNNSRMYVLEGVTPCIQNMQLQAGDTVTFSRIDPEGKLVMGFRKATNNAEMQVSQNSAPTNGGCSTEIPLSVATNNHTNGGRETDKLLQRNVLSPEKKKVRNIGCKNKRLLMHSEDAMELRITWEEAQELLRPPPTVNPTIVVIENQEFEEYDEPPVFGKRTIFTSLSSGEHGQWAQCGNCSKWRRLPVHVLLPANWTCSDNVWDSNRCSCSAPNEMNQKELDAFLRVSKVKFATFSCPETKRRRIIESSNEGEPSGLDALATVAVLGESMSELGEPSAGATTKHPRHRPGCTCIVCIQPPSGKGKHEPTCKCNVCLTVRRRFKTLMLRKKKKQSERELELAQGKDEVPRKDGSDMDHAAAAAAVNEPGSIPMNHPENEDRHDAMETSKGQLDLNCHPNREDDMQPEEASGMCMPSLVNTADLPSRMYNLAMTTGKAQTAEETKGKQSKHPDDRHITPAETKSENEPIEG
- the LOC116025314 gene encoding B3 domain-containing transcription repressor VAL1-like isoform X3, which gives rise to MGSKFCMNELCGSTTSSEWKKGWGLKSGGFATLCYSCGSAYEKVAFCETFHLDESGWRECRMCRKRIHCGCIASKYLFEYMDLGGIGCLSCARRLGGQALRPIEVPTDDVPSGILAMKNNADTQPIRVENRMDGNIFDKGRLLQLGKSIEAREPIQLFKSQNDDKIKTEEPTIPAVEVMSCFPNLNQQSLRTSVLEKAENCIPKQAVKDTPDSFNQPSLNFSLSTPTSTSSSVLPFPSGVGKISPFQQGQKPHHILPKPPKAGSNLGFESKSGISTPTRVARPPAEGRGGRNQLLPRYWPRITDQELQKLSGDLKSTIVPLFEKVLSASDAGRIGRLVLPKACAEMQDIKGKEWTFQFRFWPNNNSRMYVLEGVTPCIQNMQLQAGDTVTFSRIDPEGKLVMGFRKATNNAEMQVSQNSAPTNGGCSTEIPLSVATNNHTNGGRETDKLLQRNVLSPEKKKVRNIGCKNKRLLMHSEDAMELRITWEEAQELLRPPPTVNPTIVVIENQEFEEYDEPPVFGKRTIFTSLSSGEHGQWAQCGNCSKWRRLPVHVLLPANWTCSDNVWDSNRCSCSAPNEMNQKELDAFLRVSKVKFATFSCPETKRRRIIESSNEGEPSGLDALATVAVLGESMSELGEPSAGATTKHPRHRPGCTCIVCIQPPSGKGKHEPTCKCNVCLTVRRRFKTLMLRKKKKQSERELELAQGKDEVPRKDGSDMDHAAAAAAVNEPGSIPMNHPENEDRHDAMETSKGQLDLNCHPNREDDMQPEEASGMCMPSLVNTADLPSRMYNLAMTTGKAQTAEETKGKQSKHPDDRHITPAETKSENEPIEG
- the LOC116025314 gene encoding B3 domain-containing transcription repressor VAL1-like isoform X2, translating into MGSKFCMNELCGSTTSSEWKKGWGLKSGGFATLCYSCGSAYEKVAFCETFHLDESGWRECRMCRKRIHCGCIASKYLFEYMDLGGIGCLSCARRLGGQALRPIEVPTDDVPSGILAMKNNADTQPIRVENRMDGNIFDKGRLLQLGKSIEAREPIQLFKSQNDDKIKTEEPTIPAVEVMSCFPNLNQQSLRTSVLEKAENCIPKQAVKDTPDSFNQPSLNFSLSTPTSTSSSVLPFPSGVGKISPFQQGQKPHHILPKPPKAGSNLGFESKSGISTPTRVARPPAEGRGGRNQLLPRYWPRITDQELQKLSGDLKSTIVPLFEKVLSASDAGRIGRLVLPKACAEAYFPYINHSEGIPIKMQDIKGKEWTFQFRFWPNNNSRMYVLEGVTPCIQNMQLQAGDTVTFSRIDPEGKLVMGFRKATNNAEMQVSQNSAPTNGGCSTEIPLSVATNNHTNGGRETDKLLQRNVLSPEKKKVRNIGCKNKRLLMHSEDAMELRITWEEAQELLRPPPTVNPTIVVIENQEFEEYDEPPVFGKRTIFTSLSSGEHGQWAQCGNCSKWRRLPVHVLLPANWTCSDNVWDSNRCSCSAPNEMNQKELDAFLRVSKETKRRRIIESSNEGEPSGLDALATVAVLGESMSELGEPSAGATTKHPRHRPGCTCIVCIQPPSGKGKHEPTCKCNVCLTVRRRFKTLMLRKKKKQSERELELAQGKDEVPRKDGSDMDHAAAAAAVNEPGSIPMNHPENEDRHDAMETSKGQLDLNCHPNREDDMQPEEASGMCMPSLVNTADLPSRMYNLAMTTGKAQTAEETKGKQSKHPDDRHITPAETKSENEPIEG